A genomic window from Salvia hispanica cultivar TCC Black 2014 chromosome 5, UniMelb_Shisp_WGS_1.0, whole genome shotgun sequence includes:
- the LOC125189438 gene encoding uncharacterized protein LOC125189438: protein MQREQAAAEARVPRPIRRRTFVPREQDVAHERLFADYFAENPRWGPNVFHRRFRMSQDLFLRIVHTLEGRDEYFQYREDRIGRPGLTPLRKCMVAIRRLAYGTTSGYVRRVPSCRDTPGRECPKKFCKLVVEAFGDTYLRRPTADDCQSLMRMHETVHGFPGMLGSIDRMHRQWKNCPTAWRGQFTSGYKGSHPTMIQEAVADHRLWIWHAYFGVAGSNNDINVINSSTLFADQCRGRGPAIQFTANGRTHHMGYYLADGIYPRWPIFLKTVSCPIGERRVLFAAKQESARKDVERAFGVFQSRWAIVKGPARFWYKEVIADVMYACIIMHNMIVEQERGHVTNWVDDGAGSSSKSTATSPVTRGLPTGFGAVLERQASMRNQQDHTQLMIDVIEEF, encoded by the exons ATGCAGCGGGagcaggcggcggcggaggcgcgGGTCCCTCGCCCGATACGACGTCGGACGTTTGTCCCCCGCGAGCAAGACGTAGCGCACGAACGTCTGTTCGCAGATTATTTTGCCGAGAATCCAAGGTGGGGCCCGAATGTTTTTCACCGACGTTTTAGAATGAGCCAAGATCTTTTTCTCCGCATTGTGCACACGTTGGAGGGACGTGATGAGTACTTCCAGTATCGGGAAGACAGGATCGGCAGACCCGGACTTACGCCGCTGCGTAAGTGCATGGTTGCGATCCGCCGCTTGGCATACGGCACAACAAgcggatatgttcgacgagtaccttcaTGTCGGGATACACCTGGCCGCGAATGTCCGAAGAAATTTTGTAAGTTAGTTGTGGAGGCTTTTGGCGACACATATTTGCGACGCCCGACCGCTGATGATTGCCAGAGCCTGATGCGGATGCACGAGACGGTGCACGGCTTCCCCGGGATGCTGGGGAGCATCGACCGTATGCACCggcagtggaagaactgcccgACGGCCTGGAGAGGTCAATTTACTAGTGGCTACAAGGGCAGccacccgacgatgatccAAGAAGCCGTCGCTGACCACCGCctctggatctggcatgcctactttggtgtagccgggtcgaacaatgACATCAACGTTATCAACTCGTCCACCCTATTCGCCGATCAGTGCAGGGGTCGCGGTCCGGCCATTCAGTTCACTGCCAACGGCCGCACAcatcatatggggtactacttggccgatggcatataccctaggtggcctaTTTTTTTGAAGACGGTCAGCTGCCCAATTGGTGAGAGGAGAGTCTTGTTTGCGGCAAAGCAGGAGTCCGCgcggaaggatgtggagcgggctttTGGGGTGTTCCAATCGCGGTGGGCAATCGTGAAAGGTCCGGCGCGTTTCTGGTACAAGGAAGTCATCGCCGacgtcatgtatgcgtgcatcatcatgcataacatgatagtcgaacaagAACGTGGCCATGTCACCAATTGGGTGGATGATGGAGCCGGATCTAGCTCCAAAAGCACGGCGACCTCGCCGGTCACTCGAGGATTACCGACCGGCTTCGGTGCGGTTCTAGAGCGACAGGCCTCAATGCGCAACCAACAAGACCATACTCAGCTCATGATCGAcgtgattgaagaa TTTTAG